The following coding sequences lie in one Anguilla rostrata isolate EN2019 chromosome 8, ASM1855537v3, whole genome shotgun sequence genomic window:
- the pygo2 gene encoding pygopus homolog 2: MAAESGRLPAGQGQGKRGKGSQMKSPEKKKRKSNAQGAAFSHLSEFAPPPTPMVDHLVASNPFDDDFGPPSRAGGAGGPGGAPFLPSPGGAGGGGGGYGGGGRMGGGMGFMGGPGGPGGGQPNRRPPFGPPPPNAGPHHQLGFGGMPGFGGGGGGGGGGGFPPGGPSQFNLPPNFSPPMHPGPGFNPMLSPGGMGGPGGGGPPHPRFGMPPQQPQHGQGGNHPFNSPPLPGGAGPRGPPHGALNPMGGMPGGINLMGGMGGGGGGGNMVGGLPGLPPPGQFPPSQDGPYPGPSPPGSEDGKNFGGGGGGGPQSGPPSQQQQPPNLNPPPPNNSTPGPPPSSGPQAPQPGGGGFPGHPDIQQQNPNTPNQPPSATPQPNPNSSPTGPLNGPQPPQQQQPSNPLQPPNSGNAPSGNPAQQQQQQQATPPNSAPGPGPAPYSQQNSASVPGSMPSQPPNANQANMTNSSNTNAPSNNPNPPSNSTPTPTTQSPLPPGPTAPSSAGPGPGPPKLGGGMVCPCGFCLSEVHDDQEAILCEASCHRWFHRDCTGLTEPAYGLLTRESAAVWACDFCLKTKEIQAVYVRQGMGQLVAANEG, translated from the exons ATGGCTGCCGAATCTGGGAGGCTACCGGCGGGACAAGGTCAAGGAAAACGAGGCAAAG GTTCACAAATGAAGAGCCCGGAGAAAAAGAAGCGGAAATCAAACGCACAG GGGGCAGCGTTCTCCCACCTCTCCGAGTTtgcgccccctcccacccccatggTGGACCACCTGGTGGCCTCCAACCCGTTCGACGATGACTTTGGCCCCCCCTCGCGCGCCGGTGGGGCGGGAGGCCCTGGAGGAGCCCCCTTCCTGCCCAGCCCGGGCGGagcgggcggaggaggagggggttaCGGAGGCGGGGGCAGGATGGGCGGGGGCATGGGGTTCATGGGAGGTCCCGGCGGCCCAGGGGGCGGGCAGCCCAACCGCAGACCCCCCTttgggcccccgccccccaacgcGGGGCCACACCACCAGCTGGGGTTCGGCGGGATGCCGGGGTttggcggcgggggcggcgggggagggggcggtggcTTCCCGCCGGGGGGGCCCTCTCAGTTTAACCTGCCCCCAAATTTCAGCCCGCCCATGCACCCCGGCCCGGGATTCAACCCCATGCTGTCCCCCGGGGGCATGGGGGGTCCGGGAGGTGGGGGTCCGCCTCACCCCCGATTCGGGATGCCCCCGCAGCAGCCCCAGCACGGACAGGGGGGCAACCACCCTTTTAACAGCCCGCCTTTAcctggcggggcggggccccgAGGGCCTCCACACGGGGCCCTCAACCCCATGGGCGGAATGCCGGGCGGGATCAACTTGATGGGCGgcatgggaggaggaggagggggcggcaACATGGTGGGGGGTCTCCCGGGGTTACCCCCGCCGGGGCAGTTTCCCCCCTCGCAGGACGGGCCCTACCCAGGCCCCAGCCCCCCGGGGAGTGAGGACGGGAAAaactttgggggagggggaggaggagggccgcAGTCGGGGCCGCCCTCTCAACAGCAGCAGCCGCCCAACTTAAACCCGCCCCCTCCCAATAACTCCACCCCCGGGCCTCCACCCTCCTCCGGTCCCCAGGCCCCCCAGCCCGGAGGCGGCGGGTTCCCAGGCCACCCCGACATCCAGCAGCAGAACCCCAACACCCCGAATCagcccccctcggccacacccCAGCCCAACCCGAACTCTTCCCCGACTGGTCCCCTCAACGGACCGCAGccgccccagcagcagcagccctccAACCCGCTCCAGCCTCCGAACTCCGGCAACGCCCCCTCCGGAAACccagcccagcagcagcagcagcaacaggccacgcccccaaactccgcccccggccccggccccgccccctacaGCCAGCAGAACAGCGCGTCGGTGCCCGGCTCCATGCCCAGCCAGCCGCCCAACGCCAACCAGGCCAACATGAccaacagcagcaacaccaaCGCCCCCTCCAACAACCCCAACCCTCCTTCCAACtccaccccgacccccaccaCCCAGTCCCCGCTGCCGCCGGGCCCTaccgccccctcctccgccgGGCCGGGTCCCGGGCCCCCGAAGCTGGGCGGGGGGATGGTGTGCCCCTGCGGCTTCTGCCTGTCCGAGGTGCACGACGACCAGGAGGCCATCTTGTGCGAGGCGTCCTGCCACCGGTGGTTCCACCGCGACTGCACGGGCCTGACGGAGCCCGCCTACGGCCTGCTGACCCGCGAGAGCGCCGCCGTCTGGGCCTGCGACTTCTGCCTCAAGACCAAGGAGATCCAGGCCGTCTACGTGCGGCAGGGCATGGGCCAGCTGGTGGCGGCCAACGAGGGctga
- the LOC135261882 gene encoding SH2 domain-containing adapter protein E-like, whose amino-acid sequence MAKWFKDFPINLKNGTDRIRSASESSSQSRAKPGLAAGIGTKTGSTKGSPRKNSGVEGGSASGVGSLLSGRNRKNSAIELGRNGTTGGGSMKDGKVWDSFIPGKSRKNSKAESGLEEHRSLKSSSSANAYISRLIKLDKQDKNPNFSSGTGGLAGPETEKGNTACRTETVIILEDYADPFDAQKTREQREAERVGENDGYMEPYDAQQMITDVAAFCMELQRRYALQEGGEGAAEEGRPPPPQIYDTPYEAGTEGEVGGVRAPVARPDLEPRPPAEYELPWEWKKEPIAKAPSAQFEGVERPVPTKDDPPHAGRQQHPRQKSWNQKILKPSPPPLSSPGPASEAESAKVDPTLPLEKQSWYHGCVTRQEAESQLLPCKEASFLVRNSESGTSKYSIALKTSQGCVHIIVAQTKESGYTLDQSSCVFPSIPEVVHHYCSQRLPFTGAEHMTLLHPVPRPQ is encoded by the exons ATGGCAAAGTGGTTCAAAGATTTCCCCATAAATCTCAAGAACGGTACCGACAGGATCCGCTCAGCCTCCGAGTCGAGTTCTCAGTCTCGAGCCAAGCCCGGACTGGCAGCCGGGATAGGCACTAAAACTGGCAGCACCAAAGGCAGTCCGCGCAAAAATTCTGGAGTCGAGGGTGGCAGCGCTAGTGGGGTGGGTTCGCTTCTCTCAGGGAGAAATAGGAAAAATTCGGCTATAGAACTGGGACGGAATGGAACTACCGGCGGAGGTTCGATGAAAGATGGAAAGGTCTGGGATAGCTTTATCCCGGGAAAGAGTCGGAAAAACTCAAAGGCAGAGTCTGGATTGGAAGAGCACCGGTCACTTAAAAGTTCGAGTTCGGCGAACGCCTACATCAGCCGGCTGATAAAGTTAGACAAACAGGACAAAAACCCGAACTTCAGCAGTGGCACCGGTGGTCTTGCTGGACCTGAAACGGAGAAAGGAAATACTGCTTGTAGAACAGAGACG GTGATCATTCTGGAGGACTACGCGGACCCCTTCGATGCGCAGAAGACCCGGGAGCagagggaggcggagagagtgggagagaacgACGGGTACATGGAGCCGTACGACGCCCAGCAGATGATCACAG ACGTTGCTGCTTTTTGCATGGAGCTCCAGAGGCGGTACGCCctgcaggaggggggagagggggcggccGAGGAGGGgaggcccccgcccccccagatATACGACACCCCGTACGAGGCGGGCAcggagggggaggtgggaggagtcAGGGCTCCGGTCGCCCGGCCGGACCTGGAGCCCCGCCCGCCGGCTGAGTACGAGCTGCCCTGGGAGTGGAAGAAGGAGCCGATCGCCAAGGCGCCCTCAG CTCAGTTTGAGGGTGTGGAGCGCCCCGTCCCGACCAAAGACGACCCCCCCCATGCCGGGCGCCAGCAGCACCCGAGGCAGAAGAGCTGGAACCAGAAGATCCTCAaaccctcgcccccccctctctcctcgcCCGGCCCCGCGTCGGAGGCGGAGTCCGCGAAGGTCGACCCCACCCTTCCGCTGGAGAAACAGAG cTGGTACCATGGTTGTGTGACACGTCAAGAGGCGGAGTCACAGCTCCTGCCCTGTAAGGAGGCCAGCTTCCTGGTGAGAAACAGCGAATCAGGCACCAGCAAATACTCCATCGCTCTCAA gaccAGCCAGGGCTGTGTGCACATCATCGTGGCTCAGACGAAGGAGAGCGGCTACACGCTGGACCAGAGCAGCTGCGTGTTTCCCAGCATCCCCGAGGTGGTGCACCACTACTGCAGCCAGCGCCTGCCGTTCACCGGGGCCGAGCACATGACCCTGCTCCACCCCGTGCCCCGCCCACAGTGA